In a single window of the Nitrospirota bacterium genome:
- a CDS encoding alpha-amylase family glycosyl hydrolase yields MRTWPRHPVIYEINTWVWLRELSLKYRKPVDLATVPEQEWGAIAHGFDAVWFMGVWERSPAGIGISMRNKGLLDDFKRALPDFSAQDNVGSPYCVRRYVVAQHLGGPKGLAAARKALAQRGIRLILDLVPNHVAPDHSWVSEHPEYFVQGSADDARNDPESFIESGGKVFACGRDPYFPAWPDVLQLNAFQPGLRQAMIDTVSSIAEQCDGIRCDMAMLLLNNIFERTWGARAGAKPVSDYWAVVIPAIKKKYREFRFIAEAYWDLEWELQQQGFDYCYDKKLYDRMEHGDAENVREHLLADPSYQRGMVRFIENHDEPRAAAAFPDAKGRAAAVVVLTLTGAKLLHEGQFEGRKKRLPVFLGRRPAEPVDHDLAAFYGRLLKETNRDIFLNGEWRLCERSGWADNQSFLSILAWCWASDKERCLIVINFGQETSQARVQMPWDELRGKTWRLSDVLSNETYDRSGDEMRDAGLYVEMKPWQYHVFKLT; encoded by the coding sequence ATGAGAACATGGCCCAGACATCCCGTTATTTACGAGATCAACACCTGGGTCTGGCTGCGCGAGCTCAGCCTGAAATACCGGAAACCTGTGGATCTCGCCACGGTTCCCGAGCAGGAGTGGGGTGCCATCGCTCACGGCTTTGACGCCGTCTGGTTCATGGGGGTCTGGGAGCGGAGCCCTGCCGGCATCGGCATCTCCATGCGAAACAAAGGGCTCCTCGATGATTTCAAGAGAGCCCTCCCTGACTTTTCAGCGCAGGACAACGTCGGATCGCCCTACTGCGTGCGGCGCTATGTCGTGGCTCAGCACCTCGGAGGTCCGAAGGGATTGGCAGCAGCCCGGAAAGCTCTCGCACAGCGCGGCATTCGTCTCATCCTTGATCTTGTGCCGAACCATGTGGCACCGGACCACTCTTGGGTGAGCGAACATCCTGAATATTTCGTGCAGGGGAGCGCTGACGATGCGAGGAACGATCCGGAGTCTTTTATCGAGTCGGGCGGGAAGGTGTTTGCCTGCGGCCGGGACCCCTATTTCCCTGCCTGGCCCGATGTGCTCCAGCTCAATGCCTTTCAGCCGGGGCTGCGGCAGGCAATGATCGATACTGTTTCAAGCATTGCCGAACAGTGTGACGGCATCCGGTGCGACATGGCCATGCTCCTGCTGAACAATATCTTCGAACGCACCTGGGGGGCACGCGCAGGAGCAAAACCGGTCAGCGACTACTGGGCCGTGGTCATACCGGCGATCAAGAAGAAGTATCGGGAGTTCAGGTTCATCGCCGAGGCATACTGGGACCTCGAGTGGGAACTGCAGCAGCAGGGGTTCGACTACTGCTACGACAAGAAGCTCTACGACCGGATGGAACACGGGGATGCCGAGAATGTGCGTGAGCACCTTCTGGCGGATCCTTCTTACCAGCGCGGAATGGTCCGGTTCATCGAGAACCATGACGAGCCCCGGGCTGCTGCCGCGTTTCCGGACGCAAAAGGGCGCGCTGCGGCAGTTGTGGTCCTCACCCTCACCGGGGCAAAGCTGCTGCATGAGGGACAATTTGAGGGAAGGAAGAAGAGGCTGCCGGTCTTTCTGGGACGTCGCCCGGCAGAGCCCGTTGATCATGACCTCGCGGCCTTCTACGGACGCTTGTTGAAGGAGACCAATCGTGATATCTTTCTCAATGGTGAATGGCGCCTCTGTGAGCGGAGCGGCTGGGCCGACAACCAGAGCTTTCTGAGTATTCTGGCCTGGTGCTGGGCCAGTGACAAAGAACGTTGCCTCATCGTCATCAATTTCGGGCAGGAAACCTCCCAGGCGCGTGTCCAGATGCCGTGGGATGAACTGAGAGGAAAGACGTGGCGCCTCAGCGATGTGCTGTCCAACGAGACCTACGACCGAAGTGGGGACGAGATGCGCGATGCCGGACTGTACGTGGAAATGAAGCCGTGGCAATACCACGTGTTCAAACTGACTTGA